Within the Rhizobium grahamii genome, the region ATGCGCTCGATCGGCAGCGAACCGTCGGCGAGCTTCACGAATTCGAAGTCGTGGTTGTGCCAGCCGAACTCGTAACCCGCATCCTTGTAGGGCTTGCTCATTTCCTGCAGGCGCTTGCCGAATGCCAACCAGCCGGCACCGTCGGTGGGGCGCTGTTCCGCTGCCAGATGCGGCGCATAGATCGAGTCCATACCGAGAAGCTTGGCGATGTTCAGCGACTTCTTGACTTCACCGTCGAGGAAATCGGGGCTGAAATGGCCGCTCGCCATGACAAGACCGTTCTTGTCGAGTTCGGCGCGCAGGCTGTTCAGGCCGGCATCGTCGAGATCGGCATAGATGCCGCCGAAGCCTTCGACTTCCTGATAGCCGGCCTTGCCGAGCTTTTCGAAGATCGCCGAATAGGGCTGGAAGTTGCGGGCGCTATAAAGCTGGAAACTCAGTTTCGTCATACTATCCTCCTCGGGCCTCGTGCCCATTCATTTCAATCAGGATCAATCCACGGACTGACAGGATTGCAGGTCGTAGAAACGGAAATCCGGTAGTGCGCCGCCCGTAAGCGGCTTTGCCGGGGTGAAGGTGATGCGGCGCGTCTCGCCCGCCGCCAGATCGAAGGCATTGTCGGAATACTTGCCGTCGGTGTCGGTCTCGATCATCACGAAGAGCGCAAGTCCCTTGGCGGTGACGTTGAGGCAGACAGAGCCGTCTTCCTCGGCATATTCGTGCG harbors:
- a CDS encoding sugar phosphate isomerase/epimerase family protein translates to MTKLSFQLYSARNFQPYSAIFEKLGKAGYQEVEGFGGIYADLDDAGLNSLRAELDKNGLVMASGHFSPDFLDGEVKKSLNIAKLLGMDSIYAPHLAAEQRPTDGAGWLAFGKRLQEMSKPYKDAGYEFGWHNHDFEFVKLADGSLPIERIFEGAPDISWEADIAWVVRGGADPFAWIEKLGSRITSAHVKDIAPAGENKNEDGWADVGHGTLDWANLVAALKGTKTKHYVVEHDNPADVDRLITRSIASFKTY